In Doryrhamphus excisus isolate RoL2022-K1 chromosome 7, RoL_Dexc_1.0, whole genome shotgun sequence, one genomic interval encodes:
- the LOC131132502 gene encoding E3 ubiquitin-protein ligase Mdm2-like isoform X2, giving the protein METSDDHRLVRPKESFCSLLQMAGATKDVFTMKEVMFYLGQYIIQKQLYDQKQQHLVHCGHDALGRVLGVDSFSVKEPRVLFAMLTKNLVAVPVQESSQGLDGPTGSSQVEHSEEAGSRSSTPNRRAQRRRRRRSRRSSSNGPSHNSVEEDKEEDASEEDEEDKEGPKRRRSDSYSLTFDDSLSWCVIGGLGGGGDRRSSQSSDSHSASGRSEVTAPPVPDSDSDNFSVEFEVESIDSDDYGEDDASLSADDQVYEVTIFEGEDDDSFDEDTEITEADYWRCDKCDELNPPLPRNCLRCWKLRQDWLRDTSCPKALPPKPTDQSAVRDAAGHDAEDHEGVDVPDGKRTKSPALQSQCLSDSASSAPNSQDLLSSSQPSSSSCCSSQEKLWTSESQPSSSSDSQEPLPFPPVDAPPGDVPELERSMSAEWRLPDSCLDPCLICQSRPKNGCIVHGRTGHLMSCYVCARKLKKRNKLCPVCRLPIQSVVLTYLS; this is encoded by the exons ATGGAGACCTCAGACGACCACAGACTG GTTCGACCCAAGGAGAGCTTCTGTTCTTTGCTGCAGATGGCAGGAGCCACCAAAGATGTCTTCACCATGAAGGAG GTGATGTTCTACCTGGGTCAGTACATAATCCAGAAGCAGCTGTACGACCAGAAGCAGCAGCACCTCGTGCACTGCGGCCATGACGCGCTGGGCCGCGTGCTGGGTGTCGACAGCTTCTCTGTCAAAGAACCTCG GGTTTTGTTTGCCATGCTGACTAAGAACCTGGTGGCTGTGCCCGTGCAAG AGTCCTCGCAAGGTTTAGATGGACCCACCGGGAGCAGCCAGGTGGAGCACTCAGAG GAGGCCGGAAGTCGCTCCTCAACACCAAACAGGAGGGCAcaaaggaggaggcggaggaggagccGCAGGAGCAGCAGCAATG GCCCCTCCCACAACAGCGTCgaggaggacaaggaggaggacgcatcagaggaggacgaggaggacaaGGAAGGTCCAAAGAGGAGGAGGTCAGACAGCTACTCCCTGACCTTTGATGACAGCCTATCCTGGTGCGTGATTGGTGGGCTCGGAGGCGGGGGGGACAGACGCAGCAGCCAATCATCAGACTCTCACAGTGCg tctgggaggtcagaggtcacggcTCCCCCCGTCCCCGATTCGGACAGCGACAACTTCAGTGTGGAGTTCGAGGTGGAGTCCATCGACTCCGACGACTACGGCGAAGACGACGCGTCCTTGTCTGCGGACGACCAG GTGTACGAGGTCACCATCTTTGAGGGGGAAGACGACGACTCCTTTGATGAAGACACCGAGATCACAGAAGCT gATTACTGGCGCTGTGATAAATGCGACGAGTTGAACCCGCCCCTCCCAAGAAACTGCCTTCGCTGCTGGAAGCTGCGCCAGGATTGGCTGCGGGACACTTCCTGTCCTAAGGCCCTGCCCCCAAAGCCAACGGACCAATCGGCTGTGAGAGATGCCGCAG GTCACGACGCCGAGGACCACGAAGGAGTTGATGTTCCGGACGGGAAAAGAACAAAAAGTCCCGCCCTCCAGTCGCAGTGCCTCTCCGATTCCGCCTCCTCCGCTCCCAACTCCCAGGACCTCCTCTCCAGCTCCCAGCCGTCCTCGTCCTCCTGCTGCTCCTCGCAGGAGAAGCTCTGGACGAGCGAGTCCCAACCGTCGTCCTCCTCCGACTCGCAGGAGCCTCTCCCGTTCCCCCCCGTCGATGCTCCCCCCGGTGACGTCCCCGAGCTGGAACGCAGCATGTCGGCCGAGTGGCGCCTGCCAGACTCGTGCCTGGACCCGTGTCTCATCTGTCAGTCCCGCCCCAAAAACGGCTGCATCGTCCACGGGAGGACGGGACACCTCATGTCCTGCTACGTCTGCGCCCGCAAGCTGAAGAAGAGGAACAAGCTTTGTCCCGTCTGCAGGCTTCCCATCCAGTCGGTGGTCCTCACCTACCTCAGCTGA
- the LOC131132502 gene encoding E3 ubiquitin-protein ligase Mdm2-like isoform X1 — protein sequence METSDDHRLVRPKESFCSLLQMAGATKDVFTMKEVMFYLGQYIIQKQLYDQKQQHLVHCGHDALGRVLGVDSFSVKEPRVLFAMLTKNLVAVPVQESSQGLDGPTGSSQVEHSEEAGSRSSTPNRRAQRRRRRRSRRSSSNGPSHNSVEEDKEEDASEEDEEDKEGPKRRRSDSYSLTFDDSLSWCVIGGLGGGGDRRSSQSSDSHSASGRSEVTAPPVPDSDSDNFSVEFEVESIDSDDYGEDDASLSADDQVYEVTIFEGEDDDSFDEDTEITEAVSPHARTRTHTCARCPGVTLRVCVRAQDYWRCDKCDELNPPLPRNCLRCWKLRQDWLRDTSCPKALPPKPTDQSAVRDAAGHDAEDHEGVDVPDGKRTKSPALQSQCLSDSASSAPNSQDLLSSSQPSSSSCCSSQEKLWTSESQPSSSSDSQEPLPFPPVDAPPGDVPELERSMSAEWRLPDSCLDPCLICQSRPKNGCIVHGRTGHLMSCYVCARKLKKRNKLCPVCRLPIQSVVLTYLS from the exons ATGGAGACCTCAGACGACCACAGACTG GTTCGACCCAAGGAGAGCTTCTGTTCTTTGCTGCAGATGGCAGGAGCCACCAAAGATGTCTTCACCATGAAGGAG GTGATGTTCTACCTGGGTCAGTACATAATCCAGAAGCAGCTGTACGACCAGAAGCAGCAGCACCTCGTGCACTGCGGCCATGACGCGCTGGGCCGCGTGCTGGGTGTCGACAGCTTCTCTGTCAAAGAACCTCG GGTTTTGTTTGCCATGCTGACTAAGAACCTGGTGGCTGTGCCCGTGCAAG AGTCCTCGCAAGGTTTAGATGGACCCACCGGGAGCAGCCAGGTGGAGCACTCAGAG GAGGCCGGAAGTCGCTCCTCAACACCAAACAGGAGGGCAcaaaggaggaggcggaggaggagccGCAGGAGCAGCAGCAATG GCCCCTCCCACAACAGCGTCgaggaggacaaggaggaggacgcatcagaggaggacgaggaggacaaGGAAGGTCCAAAGAGGAGGAGGTCAGACAGCTACTCCCTGACCTTTGATGACAGCCTATCCTGGTGCGTGATTGGTGGGCTCGGAGGCGGGGGGGACAGACGCAGCAGCCAATCATCAGACTCTCACAGTGCg tctgggaggtcagaggtcacggcTCCCCCCGTCCCCGATTCGGACAGCGACAACTTCAGTGTGGAGTTCGAGGTGGAGTCCATCGACTCCGACGACTACGGCGAAGACGACGCGTCCTTGTCTGCGGACGACCAG GTGTACGAGGTCACCATCTTTGAGGGGGAAGACGACGACTCCTTTGATGAAGACACCGAGATCACAGAAGCTGTGAGtccacacgcacgcacacgcacacacacgtgtgcacgATGTCCTGGCGTGacgttgcgtgtgtgtgtgcgtgcgcaggATTACTGGCGCTGTGATAAATGCGACGAGTTGAACCCGCCCCTCCCAAGAAACTGCCTTCGCTGCTGGAAGCTGCGCCAGGATTGGCTGCGGGACACTTCCTGTCCTAAGGCCCTGCCCCCAAAGCCAACGGACCAATCGGCTGTGAGAGATGCCGCAG GTCACGACGCCGAGGACCACGAAGGAGTTGATGTTCCGGACGGGAAAAGAACAAAAAGTCCCGCCCTCCAGTCGCAGTGCCTCTCCGATTCCGCCTCCTCCGCTCCCAACTCCCAGGACCTCCTCTCCAGCTCCCAGCCGTCCTCGTCCTCCTGCTGCTCCTCGCAGGAGAAGCTCTGGACGAGCGAGTCCCAACCGTCGTCCTCCTCCGACTCGCAGGAGCCTCTCCCGTTCCCCCCCGTCGATGCTCCCCCCGGTGACGTCCCCGAGCTGGAACGCAGCATGTCGGCCGAGTGGCGCCTGCCAGACTCGTGCCTGGACCCGTGTCTCATCTGTCAGTCCCGCCCCAAAAACGGCTGCATCGTCCACGGGAGGACGGGACACCTCATGTCCTGCTACGTCTGCGCCCGCAAGCTGAAGAAGAGGAACAAGCTTTGTCCCGTCTGCAGGCTTCCCATCCAGTCGGTGGTCCTCACCTACCTCAGCTGA
- the nup107 gene encoding nuclear pore complex protein Nup107 isoform X2 yields MDQSELLSPVVRDDEVTVAARRRRKKVAFPSPGTGSPVVSTVTPARSLLKNTPASLFRQAVTPRIPDVSAILAPAGRTPRYTHTPRNTLSSMNLDDSEWTGSMYVSPVSGLENTSVFTEDITNLSSALLKEDDPGEAAATSLFPEFLASFSKHSSSAVFELLEDYQTLCQDKVEMLQSVVLRAGRNSMTAGVRWLLQQESCTWRLIASLYRDRVQLALEDDMMTDMAIPSESEKLVVEQLFQHDAVIRQSQLVVDWLESIAKDQIGDFSDNIEYYAKNVCWENTQHALKLRRERGTAFTVPLVTELDPDAPLRQQRPLAVLDREDDARLLKNLFTLIRAGMTEEAQRLCTRCGQAWRASTLEGWKLYHDPNVTSGSLELQPVEGNPQRGIWKACCWRMAEEEHFNRYERAMYASLSGNIKPLLAVCESWEDCVWAYFRVMVDSLVEKHLMSLGMVHQEVETMPREYLESNWTMEKVFEELQASESKRVLEEMREHYHVIQKFVILGDLDGLLEEFSDWLTACKVLPSHLLRFMTHLLLFFRSLGLALKEDVCVDVLKAFIALLIRDQQTELVASYVSQLPADLATAQYAAFLETVSQSELRPRCLQLATEAGLDVAAVTKLVVETVREDDDGEFMHHSQTLKTGTTKEDQKKIDVIDWLLFDPAHRAEALKQSNAIMRRFLALEKHDAAKAVFSKVPEDSMREIYCQWSGLSSTAPLPAEDENAVREHLCIRAYLEAHEAFTDWFGHSSSAPQKPAPAPEVKFTERVANEMREKEYKASLSAWSSRLDVLTEDVKERIYNVLLFVDGGWMVDNRQDSEQDAERSHQMAALRSLCLPRLSFLLLSVLQSSSRHQEALRLADIISSDQHRLYQVFSKEELRRFLLKLRESSLCLLDQGLDPLGYELQP; encoded by the exons AT GGATCAAAGTGAGCTGCTGTCTCCCGTGGTTCGGGATGACGAGGTGACTGTGGCTGcccggaggaggaggaagaaagtGGCGT TCCCCTCACCTGGCACAGGTAGTCCTGTTGTTTCCACGGTAACACCGGCCCGCTCCCTGCTGAAGAACACGCCCGCATCCCTCTTCAGACAAGCTG TAACTCCCAGGATTCCAGATGTTTCTGCAATTCTGGCTCCAGCAGGTCGAACACCTCGCTACACGCACACACCTAGAAACACTCTAAGCAGTATG AATTTGGATGACAGCGAGTGGACCGGCAGCATGTACGTATCCCCCGTTTCGGGTTTGGAAAACACCAGCGTCTTCACAGAGGACATTACCAACCTCAGCTCGGCCCTGTTGAAGGAGGATGACCCCGGAGAGGCGG CCGCCACCAGTCTTTTCCCGGAATTCCTTGCCTCCTTTTCGAAACACTCCTCCTCTGCCGTGTTTGAGCTGCTGGAAGACTACCAGACGCTCTGCCAGGACAAG GTGGAAATGCTGCAGTCGGTGGTGCTGCGAGCGGGTCGCAACAGCATGACCGCGGGAGTCCGCTGGCTGCTGCAGCAGGAGAGCTGCACCTGGAGACTCATCGCGTCCCTCTACAG GGACCGGGTCCAGTTGGCGCTTGAGGATGACATGATGACGGACATGGCT ATTCCCAGTGAAAGTGAGAAGTTGGTGGTGGAGCAGCTTTTCCAGCACGATGCCGTCATACGTCAGAGTCAG TTGGTCGTCGACTGGCTGGAGAGCATCGCCAAGGATCAGATTGGAGACTTCTCCGACAATATTGAATATTACGCCAAAAATGTGTGCTG ggagAATACCCAGCATGCCCTAAAGCTGAGGAGGGAGAGGGGCACTGCCTTCACCGTCCCGCTGGTCACTGAGCTG GATCCAGATGCTCCCCTCCGGCAGCAGCGACCCCTGGCTGTCCTGGACCGAGAAGACGATGCACGTCTGCTGAAGAACCTGTTCACTCTTATTCGAGCTGGCATGACGGAGGAG GCTCAGAGACTGTGCACACGCTGCGGCCAGGCCTGGAGAGCATCCACTTTGGAAGGCTGGAAGCTCTACCACGATCCTAACGTCACCTCAG GCAGCCTGGAGTTACAGCCCGTTGAAGGGAATCCTCAAAGAGGAATCTGGAAGGCCTGCTGCTGGAGGATGGCTGAGGAG gaGCACTTTAACAGATACGAGAGAGCCATGTATGCCAGCCTGAGTGGAAACATCAAACCA ctgcTAGCGGTGTGCGAGTCGTGGGAGGACTGTGTGTGGGCGTACTTCAGAGTCATGGTGGACTCGCTGGTTGAGAAGCATCTAATGTCCTTGGGAATGGTCCACCAGGAAGTGGAGACAATGCCTCGAGAATACCTGGAATCCAA CTGGACTATGGAAAAGGTGTTTGAGGAGCTCCAAGCTTCAGAGTCAAAG AGGGTGCTGGAGGAGATGCGGGAACACTACCACGTCATCCAGAAGTTTGTCATCTTGGGGGACCTAGACG GTCTTCTGGAGGAGTTCTCCGATTGGCTGACGGCCTGTAAGGTCCTCCCCTCTCACCTGCTGCGCTTCATGACTCACCTGCTCCTGTTTTTCCGCTCTCTGGGTTTGGCCCTGAAG GAGGACGTGTGCGTGGACGTGCTGAAGGCGTTCATCGCCCTCCTGATTCGGGATCAGCAAAcagaactggtggccagctacgTCAGCCAGCTGCCGGCCGACCTCGCCACGGCTCAATACGCCGCCTTCTTGGAAACCGTCAGCCAGTCGGAGCTCCGCCCCCGCTGCCTGCAGCTGGCCACCGAGGCTG GTCTGGACGTGGCTGCTGTCACTAAACTGGTGGTGGAGACCGTGAGAGAGGACGACGACGGCGAGTTCATGCACCACAGTCAGACTCTCAAGACGGGAACCACGAAG GAGGACCAAAAGAAGATCGATGTCATCGATTGGCTTTTGTTTGATCCCGCCCATCGAGCTGAAGCCCTCAAACAGTCCAATGCCATCATGAGGAGGTTTTTGG CTTTGGAGAAACACGATGCGGCCAAAGCGGTCTTCTCCAAAGTTCCGGAAGATTCAATGCGAGAGATCTACTGCCAGTGGTCGGGGCTCAGTTCCACCGCACCCTTACCCGCTGAGGATGAGAACGCCGTCAGAGAACACCTGTGCATCAGAGCCTATCTG GAAGCCCACGAAGCCTTCACTGACTGGTTCGGTCACAGCAGCTCAGCCCCCCAGAAGCCAGCACCCGCCCCCGAGGTCAAATTCACAGAGAGAGTAGCCAATGAGATGCGAGAGAAAGAGTACAAG GCCTCTCTGTCCGCCTGGTCCAGCCGTCTGGATGTCCTGACTGAAGACGTGAAGGAAAGAATCTACAATGTGCTGCTCTTTGTCGACGGAGGCTGGATGGTGGACAACAGACAG GATTCAGAGCAGGATGCGGAGCgcagccaccagatggcggcGTTGCGCTCGCTGTGTCTGCCACGACTCAGCTTCCTGCTGCTCAGCGTGCTGCAGAGCTCCTCCAGACACCAGGAGGCGCTACGGCTCGCTGACATCATCTCATCTGACCAGCATCGCCTCTACCAG GTGTTTTCTAAAGAGGAGCTGAGAAGGTTTCTACTGAAGTTGAGGGAATCCTCGCTCTGTCTGTTGGACCAGGGACTCGACCCCCTTGGCTACGAATTACAGCCATGA
- the nup107 gene encoding nuclear pore complex protein Nup107 isoform X1, which produces MDWDQSELLSPVVRDDEVTVAARRRRKKVAFPSPGTGSPVVSTVTPARSLLKNTPASLFRQAVTPRIPDVSAILAPAGRTPRYTHTPRNTLSSMNLDDSEWTGSMYVSPVSGLENTSVFTEDITNLSSALLKEDDPGEAAATSLFPEFLASFSKHSSSAVFELLEDYQTLCQDKVEMLQSVVLRAGRNSMTAGVRWLLQQESCTWRLIASLYRDRVQLALEDDMMTDMAIPSESEKLVVEQLFQHDAVIRQSQLVVDWLESIAKDQIGDFSDNIEYYAKNVCWENTQHALKLRRERGTAFTVPLVTELDPDAPLRQQRPLAVLDREDDARLLKNLFTLIRAGMTEEAQRLCTRCGQAWRASTLEGWKLYHDPNVTSGSLELQPVEGNPQRGIWKACCWRMAEEEHFNRYERAMYASLSGNIKPLLAVCESWEDCVWAYFRVMVDSLVEKHLMSLGMVHQEVETMPREYLESNWTMEKVFEELQASESKRVLEEMREHYHVIQKFVILGDLDGLLEEFSDWLTACKVLPSHLLRFMTHLLLFFRSLGLALKEDVCVDVLKAFIALLIRDQQTELVASYVSQLPADLATAQYAAFLETVSQSELRPRCLQLATEAGLDVAAVTKLVVETVREDDDGEFMHHSQTLKTGTTKEDQKKIDVIDWLLFDPAHRAEALKQSNAIMRRFLALEKHDAAKAVFSKVPEDSMREIYCQWSGLSSTAPLPAEDENAVREHLCIRAYLEAHEAFTDWFGHSSSAPQKPAPAPEVKFTERVANEMREKEYKASLSAWSSRLDVLTEDVKERIYNVLLFVDGGWMVDNRQDSEQDAERSHQMAALRSLCLPRLSFLLLSVLQSSSRHQEALRLADIISSDQHRLYQVFSKEELRRFLLKLRESSLCLLDQGLDPLGYELQP; this is translated from the exons ATGGACTg GGATCAAAGTGAGCTGCTGTCTCCCGTGGTTCGGGATGACGAGGTGACTGTGGCTGcccggaggaggaggaagaaagtGGCGT TCCCCTCACCTGGCACAGGTAGTCCTGTTGTTTCCACGGTAACACCGGCCCGCTCCCTGCTGAAGAACACGCCCGCATCCCTCTTCAGACAAGCTG TAACTCCCAGGATTCCAGATGTTTCTGCAATTCTGGCTCCAGCAGGTCGAACACCTCGCTACACGCACACACCTAGAAACACTCTAAGCAGTATG AATTTGGATGACAGCGAGTGGACCGGCAGCATGTACGTATCCCCCGTTTCGGGTTTGGAAAACACCAGCGTCTTCACAGAGGACATTACCAACCTCAGCTCGGCCCTGTTGAAGGAGGATGACCCCGGAGAGGCGG CCGCCACCAGTCTTTTCCCGGAATTCCTTGCCTCCTTTTCGAAACACTCCTCCTCTGCCGTGTTTGAGCTGCTGGAAGACTACCAGACGCTCTGCCAGGACAAG GTGGAAATGCTGCAGTCGGTGGTGCTGCGAGCGGGTCGCAACAGCATGACCGCGGGAGTCCGCTGGCTGCTGCAGCAGGAGAGCTGCACCTGGAGACTCATCGCGTCCCTCTACAG GGACCGGGTCCAGTTGGCGCTTGAGGATGACATGATGACGGACATGGCT ATTCCCAGTGAAAGTGAGAAGTTGGTGGTGGAGCAGCTTTTCCAGCACGATGCCGTCATACGTCAGAGTCAG TTGGTCGTCGACTGGCTGGAGAGCATCGCCAAGGATCAGATTGGAGACTTCTCCGACAATATTGAATATTACGCCAAAAATGTGTGCTG ggagAATACCCAGCATGCCCTAAAGCTGAGGAGGGAGAGGGGCACTGCCTTCACCGTCCCGCTGGTCACTGAGCTG GATCCAGATGCTCCCCTCCGGCAGCAGCGACCCCTGGCTGTCCTGGACCGAGAAGACGATGCACGTCTGCTGAAGAACCTGTTCACTCTTATTCGAGCTGGCATGACGGAGGAG GCTCAGAGACTGTGCACACGCTGCGGCCAGGCCTGGAGAGCATCCACTTTGGAAGGCTGGAAGCTCTACCACGATCCTAACGTCACCTCAG GCAGCCTGGAGTTACAGCCCGTTGAAGGGAATCCTCAAAGAGGAATCTGGAAGGCCTGCTGCTGGAGGATGGCTGAGGAG gaGCACTTTAACAGATACGAGAGAGCCATGTATGCCAGCCTGAGTGGAAACATCAAACCA ctgcTAGCGGTGTGCGAGTCGTGGGAGGACTGTGTGTGGGCGTACTTCAGAGTCATGGTGGACTCGCTGGTTGAGAAGCATCTAATGTCCTTGGGAATGGTCCACCAGGAAGTGGAGACAATGCCTCGAGAATACCTGGAATCCAA CTGGACTATGGAAAAGGTGTTTGAGGAGCTCCAAGCTTCAGAGTCAAAG AGGGTGCTGGAGGAGATGCGGGAACACTACCACGTCATCCAGAAGTTTGTCATCTTGGGGGACCTAGACG GTCTTCTGGAGGAGTTCTCCGATTGGCTGACGGCCTGTAAGGTCCTCCCCTCTCACCTGCTGCGCTTCATGACTCACCTGCTCCTGTTTTTCCGCTCTCTGGGTTTGGCCCTGAAG GAGGACGTGTGCGTGGACGTGCTGAAGGCGTTCATCGCCCTCCTGATTCGGGATCAGCAAAcagaactggtggccagctacgTCAGCCAGCTGCCGGCCGACCTCGCCACGGCTCAATACGCCGCCTTCTTGGAAACCGTCAGCCAGTCGGAGCTCCGCCCCCGCTGCCTGCAGCTGGCCACCGAGGCTG GTCTGGACGTGGCTGCTGTCACTAAACTGGTGGTGGAGACCGTGAGAGAGGACGACGACGGCGAGTTCATGCACCACAGTCAGACTCTCAAGACGGGAACCACGAAG GAGGACCAAAAGAAGATCGATGTCATCGATTGGCTTTTGTTTGATCCCGCCCATCGAGCTGAAGCCCTCAAACAGTCCAATGCCATCATGAGGAGGTTTTTGG CTTTGGAGAAACACGATGCGGCCAAAGCGGTCTTCTCCAAAGTTCCGGAAGATTCAATGCGAGAGATCTACTGCCAGTGGTCGGGGCTCAGTTCCACCGCACCCTTACCCGCTGAGGATGAGAACGCCGTCAGAGAACACCTGTGCATCAGAGCCTATCTG GAAGCCCACGAAGCCTTCACTGACTGGTTCGGTCACAGCAGCTCAGCCCCCCAGAAGCCAGCACCCGCCCCCGAGGTCAAATTCACAGAGAGAGTAGCCAATGAGATGCGAGAGAAAGAGTACAAG GCCTCTCTGTCCGCCTGGTCCAGCCGTCTGGATGTCCTGACTGAAGACGTGAAGGAAAGAATCTACAATGTGCTGCTCTTTGTCGACGGAGGCTGGATGGTGGACAACAGACAG GATTCAGAGCAGGATGCGGAGCgcagccaccagatggcggcGTTGCGCTCGCTGTGTCTGCCACGACTCAGCTTCCTGCTGCTCAGCGTGCTGCAGAGCTCCTCCAGACACCAGGAGGCGCTACGGCTCGCTGACATCATCTCATCTGACCAGCATCGCCTCTACCAG GTGTTTTCTAAAGAGGAGCTGAGAAGGTTTCTACTGAAGTTGAGGGAATCCTCGCTCTGTCTGTTGGACCAGGGACTCGACCCCCTTGGCTACGAATTACAGCCATGA
- the slc35e3 gene encoding solute carrier family 35 member E3 isoform X1, with amino-acid sequence MAARELLNLSANQRIIGGLLVNLLSSICIVFINKWIYVHYGFPSMTLTLIHFVVTSLGLYICQKLDIFSPKSLPLRRIVWLALTFCGFVAFTNLSLQNNSIGTYQLAKAMTTPVIILIQTTYYKKTFSTKIKLTLVPITVGVILNLYYDIRFNMLGTVFATLGVLVTSLYQVWVGAKQHELQVNSMQLLYYQAPLSSGFLLCVVPFFEPLTGDGGIFGPWSLPALLTVFLSGWVAFLVNLSIYWIIGNTSAVTYNIFGHFKFCITLIGGYVLFQEPLSLNQAMGIICTLVGILSYTHIKLGEQQGKSSLAQRP; translated from the exons atggctgccagGGAGCTGCTCAACCTGTCCGCCAACCAGCGCATCATCGGCGGCTTGCTGGTCAACCTGCTGTCCTCCATCTGCATCGTCTTCATCAACAAGTGGATCTACGTGCATTACGGCTTCCCCAGCATGACCCTGACACTCATCCACTTCGTGGTCACCAGCCTGGGACTTTACATCTGCCAAAAGTTGGACATCTTCTCCCCGAAAAGCCTCCCGCTGAGGCGCATCGTGTGGCTGGCGCTGACCTTCTGTGGCTTTGTGGCCTTCACCAACCTGTCCCTGCAGAACAACTCTATTGGAACGTACCAGCTGGCCAAAGCCATGACCACGCccgtcatcatcctcatccaGACCACCTACTACAAGAAGACCTTCTCCACTAAGATTAAACTCACTCTG GTACCGATAACCGTAGGTGTGATTTTGAACTTGTACTACGACATACGCTTCAACATGCTGGGGACCGTGTTCGCCACGCTGGGGGTTCTGGTGACGTCCCTCTACCAAGTG TGGGTGGGAGCAAAACAACATGAGCTCCAGGTCAACTCCATGCAGCTCCTTTACTACCAGGCTCCTCTCTCGTCAGGCTTCCTGCTTTGCGTTGTTCCTTTCTTTGAGCCCCTGACTGGAGATGGCGGAATATTTGGACCCTGGTCACTTCCTGCTCTG TTGACGGTGTTTCTCTCTGGGTGGGTGGCATTCCTGGTCAACCTGTCCATCTACTGGATCATTGGAAACACGTCAGCTGTTAC CTACAACATCTTCGGCCACTTCAAATTCTGCATCACTCTGATTGGAGGATATGTCCTGTTCCAGGAGCCGCTGTCACTCAACCAG GCTATGGGGATCATCTGTACGCTGGTGGGAATCCTGTCTTACACTCACATCAAGCTGGGGGAGCAGCAGGGAAAGAGTTCCCTGGCTCAGAGACCATAA
- the slc35e3 gene encoding solute carrier family 35 member E3 isoform X2: MAARELLNLSANQRIIGGLLVNLLSSICIVFINKWIYVHYGFPSMTLTLIHFVVTSLGLYICQKLDIFSPKSLPLRRIVWLALTFCGFVAFTNLSLQNNSIGTYQLAKAMTTPVIILIQTTYYKKTFSTKIKLTLVPITVGVILNLYYDIRFNMLGTVFATLGVLVTSLYQVWVGAKQHELQVNSMQLLYYQAPLSSGFLLCVVPFFEPLTGDGGIFGPWSLPALLTVFLSGWVAFLVNLSIYWIIGNTSAVTYNIFGHFKFCITLIGGYVLFQEPLSLNQDMDADPWCFAPED; the protein is encoded by the exons atggctgccagGGAGCTGCTCAACCTGTCCGCCAACCAGCGCATCATCGGCGGCTTGCTGGTCAACCTGCTGTCCTCCATCTGCATCGTCTTCATCAACAAGTGGATCTACGTGCATTACGGCTTCCCCAGCATGACCCTGACACTCATCCACTTCGTGGTCACCAGCCTGGGACTTTACATCTGCCAAAAGTTGGACATCTTCTCCCCGAAAAGCCTCCCGCTGAGGCGCATCGTGTGGCTGGCGCTGACCTTCTGTGGCTTTGTGGCCTTCACCAACCTGTCCCTGCAGAACAACTCTATTGGAACGTACCAGCTGGCCAAAGCCATGACCACGCccgtcatcatcctcatccaGACCACCTACTACAAGAAGACCTTCTCCACTAAGATTAAACTCACTCTG GTACCGATAACCGTAGGTGTGATTTTGAACTTGTACTACGACATACGCTTCAACATGCTGGGGACCGTGTTCGCCACGCTGGGGGTTCTGGTGACGTCCCTCTACCAAGTG TGGGTGGGAGCAAAACAACATGAGCTCCAGGTCAACTCCATGCAGCTCCTTTACTACCAGGCTCCTCTCTCGTCAGGCTTCCTGCTTTGCGTTGTTCCTTTCTTTGAGCCCCTGACTGGAGATGGCGGAATATTTGGACCCTGGTCACTTCCTGCTCTG TTGACGGTGTTTCTCTCTGGGTGGGTGGCATTCCTGGTCAACCTGTCCATCTACTGGATCATTGGAAACACGTCAGCTGTTAC CTACAACATCTTCGGCCACTTCAAATTCTGCATCACTCTGATTGGAGGATATGTCCTGTTCCAGGAGCCGCTGTCACTCAACCAG gaCATGGATGCTGACCCATGGTGCTTTGCTCCAGAAGACTGA